Proteins encoded in a region of the Paramagnetospirillum magneticum AMB-1 genome:
- a CDS encoding HypC/HybG/HupF family hydrogenase formation chaperone yields the protein MCMAVPSRITAIDNGVATVEAFGQSRTTSLMLLADEVVVGDFVILGPGGTFAAEKVEPEMAAETLAYLTEVLAAGQA from the coding sequence ATGTGCATGGCCGTGCCGTCGCGGATCACCGCCATCGACAACGGCGTTGCCACGGTCGAGGCCTTCGGGCAGTCGCGCACCACCAGCCTGATGCTGCTGGCCGACGAGGTGGTGGTGGGCGATTTCGTCATTCTCGGCCCCGGCGGCACCTTCGCCGCCGAGAAGGTCGAACCCGAGATGGCCGCCGAGACCCTGGCCTATCTCACCGAGGTTCTGGCCGCCGGTCAGGCCTGA
- a CDS encoding HyaD/HybD family hydrogenase maturation endopeptidase, translated as MRIVVLGVGNILLSDEGIGVHAVTRLEELYDLPAEVEVIDGGTSGMDCLDQVSEADHLIIADCMRSKKEPGTITRLTGDQIPAFFKTRISPHQVGLSDMLGALNFHGLMPKNIVLFGVEPLSFDLSMEPTPTVAARLPELVERIVGELAAIGVAVGRKAA; from the coding sequence ATGCGCATCGTTGTTCTCGGCGTCGGCAACATCCTGCTCTCGGACGAGGGAATCGGCGTTCACGCCGTCACCCGGCTGGAAGAGCTTTACGATCTCCCCGCGGAGGTCGAAGTCATCGACGGCGGCACCTCGGGCATGGATTGCCTGGATCAGGTGTCCGAGGCCGATCACCTGATCATCGCCGACTGCATGCGCTCGAAGAAGGAGCCGGGGACCATCACCCGGTTGACCGGCGACCAGATTCCCGCCTTCTTCAAGACCCGCATCTCGCCCCATCAGGTCGGCCTGTCCGACATGCTGGGCGCTTTGAATTTCCATGGCCTGATGCCCAAGAACATCGTGCTGTTCGGGGTCGAGCCCCTGTCCTTCGACCTGTCCATGGAGCCCACGCCCACCGTGGCCGCCCGCCTGCCTGAGCTGGTGGAGCGGATCGTCGGTGAACTGGCCGCCATCGGCGTCGCAGTCGGCCGGAAGGCCGCCTGA